The Bacteroidales bacterium genome includes the window CAAAATGTTTTTCGTAGCGAGTGTCCCAATATCCGTGTGTATCTGATAATAACCCTATCCTTTTTGCCATTTTGTTTTACCTTTTGCCTTACGAAGGTAATATTTTTATCCGATTTGCACTATCTTTGCAGTAGAAAACTACCGCAAAAAAAATTTTTATTAATACTAATTTACAATAAAAAATGATTCTTTCAATTATTGGATTTATAGCAGGAATTACTCTTGTTTTGTATGGTGCTGATGCTCTTGTAAAGGGTGCTGCTGCACTTGCAAGAAAATTTAATATCAGCGAACTCGTTATTGGTTTAACCATTGTGGCTTTGGGTACATCGTTGCCCGAATTGGTTATTAGTGTTAGTTCTGCTATAAAAGGGAGTTCGGGTATTGCTTTGGGTAATGTAATTGGCAGCAATATTTTTAACTCCATGCTTATATTGGGAGTTACAGCAATGATAACTCCAATTAAGTTTAGTGCAAAGATGTTGTCGCGTGAGTTACCTTTTAATCTATTGGCTTCTATTGTTCTGATTTTGGTATCAGGCTCAATGCTTATTGGAGGTGGCGAAAATGAAGAGATTTCTCGTTACAGCGGTTTAATTCTTTTATGCTTTCTTGCCGTATTTATCAGATATACTTTTAGTATTTCAAATGATAGCGAAGAGAGTAACGAGGATATAAAGAGTGTGTCAAATTGGAAAATAGTTTTTTATATTATTGTTGGTTTGGCCTCTCTTATATTTGGAGGCAAACTATTTGTTA containing:
- a CDS encoding calcium/sodium antiporter gives rise to the protein MILSIIGFIAGITLVLYGADALVKGAAALARKFNISELVIGLTIVALGTSLPELVISVSSAIKGSSGIALGNVIGSNIFNSMLILGVTAMITPIKFSAKMLSRELPFNLLASIVLILVSGSMLIGGGENEEISRYSGLILLCFLAVFIRYTFSISNDSEESNEDIKSVSNWKIVFYIIVGLASLIFGGKLFVSGATDVARMLGLSEAVIGITIVSAGSSLPELAVSVNAARKGNASIALGNVLGSNILNIFFILGCSATITPISLNGFSFIDYYVLIATSLMVYIVSRFGGKNIINRWEGAVLTLGYIAYTVYLITGC